AAATGCGTTGCGTTCCATTCTTACAGCAGGAAGTCTTTGAGTCAAACTGAGGAAGTGCTCAACTGACATAGACTTTTGAAACCTTTTCTGTAGACAACTGTATCATCTGTTTCACTGACCAATCCGGGCTATACCATGTCTCCCCAGACCCCCTGCGACtgtgaattggattaagcgggtttagaaaatggatggatgaacatcTGTTTATGTCATGTGTGGAGAACTCACAGGGATACAGAGCTGtgtgttctgtttcctgttcCCCCTTCTCTGTCTCAGTCAGATTTCTTCCTCATCAATTCACTTATCTCACCTCTGTCTTGTCGTCTCTGTGCCTAATATATATATTCTCCCGGTTTTCATCCAGGTTTCATCATAACCAAATTCTGACCATATCATTCTTCACActtcaaatagaaaaaaaacagactaaacagacaaaaagactCCACACATCCACCACACATGACTTTCTAAGAAACATCACGAAATCTTTTTGATAGCATtataaaaatgttaaattaaAACTTTAAGAAATTTGCCTAAAAACAGAGGGATAGATTCAGCAAGAGATCAGATTTCAGTTTCTTACCTTCAGCGGTGCGTTCAATTGCTCCCAGAAAGCACCGTCTTTTCTTCATTAGTTTTTAATGTTCTTAGCCGCACAAAACAAAATCTCACGATTGAACAAAGGTCTTAAACAGAGGTAATGCAGGAGCTTTCCTCACCAGATGGCGCCAATGTCCCAACATACAAGATAGCATGATGTCACATCACATTTTCTGCTATGTTAACCACGTCCTTTGCAATGTGTAAAACAGCGACAGAAAAACCAAATTAATGCACCAGGAAAAATCGACTAGATGTAAAAACAACACCGAACAGTAAAGTTTGTCAGAAGTGACAGGACATCTTAAAGTGAAGACACTTGTGCTCAGGACGGGACGCCACTTGACAGTTTGTGGAGAGTCATCGTCCCTTTGAAAAATCTCATATGCATCTATAAAGGACTTTGTTTGATAATTTGGATCTGACTCACACCATTAAGGAAGCTGGTATATTCCTCCATGCATGTTGACACATGTGAACAAACCTTCATTTGTGTTACCTTTTAAAGCAACTGTGTATGTCATCGTATCTTTGGTCATTTTAATTATTCTAGttcatttaaaagcagaaaaaagatGTTGGTTCATCATGCTGGTAATGTTTTAGCTCATAGCTTTGATTGGTTTCATTACACtaaaaagcaaaaatatttAATGACAGTGAATGATACACATCAATAAAACTGCATCAGTCCAGCGTGTCTACGTCTCTGCCATCAATCAACTTGTTTGCAGAAACTGCAAAAGTGGCAGGAAAAACTGTCTGTGAAGAaatttgattttaaaaacaatcacaagtaaaaatgttttttaaagaactgaaaaatcacaaaatagaggaagaattgaaaaatactttattcatcccacagTGGATGAAATGACCCTGAGACGCAAACAAAATGATAGTTCAGAGAAATGTAACTTCATGCCAGTACAGGTGTTCAAACTGTTGCCATGAGCATGTTCATGTAAAACAGGCAGGATGGACATCGACTGATCAGTCACAACCATGAATCTTAGGTTTCACATTTCTCACAAGAAGTAACTAAAactctaaacaaaaaaaaaaaatacatttacgaTAAATACAAAAGAAGTTAATAATGCAATAATTGCAAAACATTTACAGCAGTCAAACTAAGCTGGCAATGAATTCTTTAAAAAGATCATATATTTCAGATCAATTTATATTTTGTTCAaaaatgttgctgttgttgtatTCAGCAAATACTCCAACTGTGGTGAAGTCAATCTTGGGTAAAAGCAAAActttaaaaatgtcaaaagtAATCACAATGCAACCTAAAAAGAAAGAAGTTGTTCCTCTTTTAACTGTGTGTACAAACTGTCCTCCAGTACCTTTTTCCCAAAATTACATTTTTGCAACCACGAAAAATTCGACATGACTTCCATCCATGCAAACCAAACAGCATCAACCGTCATAACTGTGCGGAGGGTGAACTGGAAGTGATGAAGGACCAGCCTGTGGAGTTCAGCTCCTCCAGATGACAGTTTTTCAGGTCAGAATGGGCTTTTGTACCTGTGCATACACACTCTCTGCAGTCTGAGTGTGACGCCCTATCATGCTGTAGGTGGTGGTTGTAGTATTATCTGCTGAATTCTCACCCTGATCTGGGACAGGTTTGATCTGCTGAACAGATTAAAGACAAGATTTCTGCTTCAATGTCAGTTGCAAACACACTGTTTTCACAAATGAGCAGCATATGATCTCTATCATTTAAACAATTACACTGTCTGCATCCCAGACTGCAAAAGTGAAAATGCAATTTCAAAGTGTGAAGTAGGATCCTGTAGCCCATTTACTGCACTATATGAAATATGCAACCTGGAGCACAGGTTGGTTGTTGTGTGAGCTCCTCTTAACACATATCTTCTAATGAGGGATTCAAATAATTAagaataaatagtttaaaacacaaacacactgcagtTATTTGCAGACATAAGCAGGATGTCACCATTTCTGTCAACAGGTCACAAGCACAGAAAAAGATTTATGACTGTCTAGTATTAGCAGAAATGGCAAcagttcagaaatgatgttttaAAAAGACTGACACTTACCTGAGGAACAGAGTACACTGTGTTTTCAACATCCTGTCTGTCATCTGCAGGAGACATATAGAGTCACACTTGGTGAGGCTTAAATTCACCATGTCTTGCACtttactgcatttttgcatCTTTAGATTACTTATGTTTTGCTTAAGTTGCAGACAGTACTGTACAAAAGTGTTGAGCCacccttcatttctttatatccagcttccaagcagccagactctcttaTAGTCACTTAAAGTGGACTTCAACAACAGTTCTTAAAGCtttctgaggattttttttctcaatgttTCTCTTTGGACTTTAGCTGCTTTTTTGACTCATTTTAGTCCAGTCTGTTCAGCTGACATgtcagaggaatgtgttctgGTTTGTTAGGCCACTTAAGACTGACTGTGTGTAATTCAAGCATTTAAAAGGAACCTCAACAAGACAAGAAGAACAAAGAAGTATCTGGCCTAAAAACTATGGACCGTAGacgaacagtatctgaaagtgatgtcctttaGAAAAAGGATGAAAAGTCCAGCACCTGacacctgacacaggagctgagagatgcatctggaccttcagctgatccatctgctgttggcccaagcctcatcagaaatgggctccatggaagggtggctgtcaagaagccgttcttaaggaagggaaacagggagaaaaggctgagctgtgccactgaaaactattcctgaagactccttaaagaaatgacagaaagcttctcagagggttcaggctgtgttggagaataaaggagctcagaccaaatacTGACTTTCAAGCTCATGAGAATTATACAAAGTCAgtttttgccttgtttactgtgtttacatttatattttccATCTTTCATTTAATGCTGCATTTACATCCCTTTTCCctaaatgaggggtggctcacaGTGCACAGTATCTCCAAAAATGTTGTGTCAAAATTCTTCTTACAGAAGCCACCATGATATCTAtaattagatgtttttttttgccaacatGTAGCAGAGGCATCTGAAAAAGTGGCAAAAAGCAAACAGATCCTCCTTATCCCTATGTGCAGCAAACAATAGCATTTACAGACTGTTGGACTTacattttcctttcctttgcttATAACATACTCCTCCTACTACAAGTCCTCCAAAAATTACAACAACTATGGGAACAACAATGATGAGATGGTTACGGTCTCCTGGTgaggctgtaaaaaaaaagaaagaagaaaaaaacagattagAAAATGATGTTAGGTTTTCAGCTATGTAACATCATTTTTACTCCATCTTGGAGTCCAACTGCCTTTCAGACATTTAGTTCACATCATCACATTGTGGTGATGAATGTAAATACTAACTGTATACATTTACAGAATGTAACACTTTAGAGTCACCTGGAGATGCTCAGGGTGACTGGTAGTTGTACAAAATGAAGGACACCAGAGACGGTTCATTTTCTGTCTGGTCTGTTATTGaatttatgaaaataaaacactggtGAACATGTGAGAAGGTTAATAGTTTTGTTGTATCTCAGGTCCTGCAGACTGTGTTTAACAAAGACAATCAAATGTTCTAACTCCCTGAGAATGATTGTATAAAGACTTAATAAGACTATAGTGCTACAAGTTAACATTGTAATacaagagaaagaaagacaaaacaaaaacaaacaaatcatcaCTGACAGACCTGCAGGGAAGGAAGGAATCAACACAGTTCTGATGGGTGGATGCAGATAATTGCCTTTTATAGCTGCAAATCTTCCCAAAGTTATCGAATGTGCAACAatatatttatctttttctaTTTGTTATACAATCAAACTGTCCAAAACTTGTCATTTGGTCTGACCAACTTTTTGGGGGCGGAGAAAGGGAATCCTTGACATGGTTGCTGTCACTTTTCCAGGCCATCCGAGTGCAGAGATGCATCGAAAAAAGTCAAATGAATAAtctttgttttatgtatttcaTTTTGATCATTCTGttctaatctaaataaaataAGTGTCTTTGAGCACTTccctgttgttgctgatcactGAAAGGGAAGTTACAGAATAGTTTTTCATCTGGTCTAAAACCAAACTGTCCATAGCTTTTCATTCAGTCTTACCATCATGTCGGGGGCAGTGATCCTGAATCTTTATCATGTTTTTGGTCCTGCTGACCTGGTTGCTATGGCTACACATGATGGATTCATTTGACAGGTATAAATGGAGAGAAGCACCAGATTTAGTGATCTCTGatttctctcctccctcctgGTTGCAGGTTTGATTGAAACATCTAAATATTCTGCTGATCTGAGAGTGTTCCTCTGTGCTGCAGGTCACTGTGAGGTTACAGGAGTCTGAGCTGATGGACACAGAGTTCACTGTCAGCTGAACTGCAGAGACTGGATCTGAGGGAAGAGGTGGGAAGTTTTAGACACCTGTAAGCAAAGTTGGGTTTTCTGGCACAATTTTACCAACTTCCAAGGTGCACAGAAAAAAGGGATTAAGCTGACAGAAGTAAAAAGTCCAGTAACGTGTATCATACAGAGCAGCTTTAATGTGTGAACAACTCATTTTGGCTTGTGGCCTTCAGAAATGTGGATTACCCTGATAGAGGATACAAGATTAAACAGCTTGGTCTGataaagttgttctttatgtTACAAGTTTTCATTCTTTAAAGTTTTAGAAACATGACAGAAGTTAATCTGAATCAATGTCTGAACAGTTAAGACACCCACCTTGTACTGTGACGTTGTATTCAGCaagtgttttttcctcagttccAATCACTCGTGCAGTATAAACTCCACTGTCTGCCTTTTGTAGATTCTTCACTTTCACAGAGTAATTATTCTTAACAAACTCAATTCTTCCAGAGTAATTAGGATAGACTTTAGGTTTTCGACCAGTTGAAAATGATACTAAGACATCTTTTTCACCGAATTTCCATAATAATAATTCAGAATCTTCAGGAACATCAGTTTCTGAGACCTCCAGAGTTAAGTCACCTCCCTTCTGCACAAACACAGGAGTCACAGAGCTGAACACTGtggaacaaacaaacataatgtATATTAAGCATAACATCTGACACCTCTGACATTATGGATAATACAGCTAATTATGATTGATAAAGTTGTAGAGTTCCACTTTTCAGCACATCTGTCTAAGATTCAGGAGTTCCACAGGTGAAACTGAGCCAAATGAAAGGGAGGTTatcagtctttttttctctgtatATTCTGTCTCTTCTGTAATACAGGCGACTTTTCTTCATCCCTCCTGCTTTATTTACTCTGGTAGCTTTGACCTTTTGCTCAGCCTGCATGTCGTTATCATCATGGGCAAAAATTCTAGTCAACGCCTTTCAGTTTAATGATGAGACAATAAAAGATAACCATTACTACTTTTTAATATCTCTTACTTTGGAACTGCCGTCACAATTTCCCTAAAAAACTGTCCAAAGTTTTTAATATCATGTATTATGACAGGTGCTGTCAGTCACACATAACTTgtttttatttagctttttaacTGGTCAGTGAAAATCTCTTCAAGAAACTGAAACCCAACTTTTATTT
The sequence above is drawn from the Odontesthes bonariensis isolate fOdoBon6 chromosome 14, fOdoBon6.hap1, whole genome shotgun sequence genome and encodes:
- the LOC142398236 gene encoding SLAM family member 5-like; the encoded protein is MEHNAFLWTLFLFCSCEKQVFSSVTPVFVQKGGDLTLEVSETDVPEDSELLLWKFGEKDVLVSFSTGRKPKVYPNYSGRIEFVKNNYSVKVKNLQKADSGVYTARVIGTEEKTLAEYNVTVQDPVSAVQLTVNSVSISSDSCNLTVTCSTEEHSQISRIFRCFNQTCNQEGGEKSEITKSGASLHLYLSNESIMCSHSNQVSRTKNMIKIQDHCPRHDASPGDRNHLIIVVPIVVVIFGGLVVGGVCYKQRKGKYDRQDVENTVYSVPQIKPVPDQGENSADNTTTTTYSMIGRHTQTAESVYAQVQKPILT